Genomic window (Campylobacter ureolyticus ACS-301-V-Sch3b):
TCTTCTTTTCCAAATCTAGTAACATAACATTCAAAAGCAGGTTGAATTTTTGTAGATGGCTCATATTGATTTGCCCACACAAAATCCCACTCTCCATTTTCTATTGCTCTTCCGTTTTTATCAAAAGATTTAATATGATTTAAACCTACTCTAAATCCTCCAACTCCAGCAAATAATTCTACTACTGTTAGCTTCATCTACTTTATATCTCTCATTTAAATATCTTTTACAATCTTAGCTATATAATCATTGTTAATAAAAAAACATTGATTTGTCATTTTATCCCCATTAGGTAACTCATCCATATCACTTTCTTTTCCGCTTCCATATCTTTTACCACCTATTAAATATGAGCTTTTATTAGCATGAGGTCTTAAATGAAATATCTCTGTGTCATTTTTCTTTGGTAAGTCATTTTCTATTATTAGTTTTCCATCTTTTTGAGTTTTTAATTTAAAATTTACACCTTCTGTAAATTTATTTTTATATAAATTCCATTCACGTTTTCCTGTTGTTTCAAGCTCCTCAATTGGCATATTCCAAAACTTTGAACCTGAAAGTATATATTTGCCATATTCATTTAATTTAAAGACTACAAGCAAAAATCTCGTTTCTTCAAAAAATTTATACTCATAAGAATCTTCAAAATCCTTACTAATAAATTCCTTTATATTAATCTTTGGAAACGACATGCTTTCTTTAGGTTTTTCTTTATTTTTTTCTAATCTAATCGTTTTTATTACTATATTTGCTTTCTCAAATTCTTCAGAATTGTTAGTATGTACACCTAATATTAAATTAACCAAAATTCTATTTTTTTGTTTGGGTTTTGAATCAGCTGACAAGTTAAATTCTTTGCATAATTCATCTACGCTCCATCCCTTGTATTTATTAATTTTTTCTAATACTTTTTTATCAAAACATCCATTTTTTAATTCATTTTTTTTAAAAATAGAATCATAGTTCATAAGACCAGATTTTACATAAGAGTTTAAAATATATGTCATATATGATTGTTTAAAAGAAAAAGCTCTTCTTTTAGCAGGCACTTTACAATTTTTATCTTTATCTTCATAAAATTGCGATTGTAAACTTTGTTTTGCTGTAGAGCCTTTTGTGCAAGCTCCTAAATATCTAGTATCGCTTTCTGATAATTCATGAGCTTTCCCAGAAGTTATTTTATTAACTATGGTTTCATAATCTTCTAATATGATTTCCAAATCTTTTTTACATAAGTCGCTATATAGCTCATAAAGATTAACAAAATCAATTTTATATGTTATTCTATCTACCTCTTTAAGGCGACAATACCAAATTATCAAAATCTTACATATTTTTTTTTCTAAGTGAGAACCTTTAAATTCAGTATCAATGGGTTCATTATTAGGAATCATTGATATAACTAACCTCTCTCCTGCCCTTAGACCCTTTTTTGTTTTTTCATAAGGTGTTGTTTTTAGTTCCACTCCAGCTTTTTCAAAGTCAGGTTCAGGACTACTATTTGGCTTATAAAAAAAATAATGTTCTTCAAGTAAATTTCCAAGGGATCCCTTTTTTTTAGGATTATTATAAGCCTCTACTTCTTCATTAAAGTCATATTGTTTTGAGTTTTTTATGTTTTGTTCTAGAATATCCAAAAATTTTAATCCTATTAATTTTTGAGCATATTCTAATATCTTGGTTGGATTAGTATCATCATATGGTAAATTATTCATTCCTACTCCATTAAATATTAATTATATACAGAAAATAATTTGTAATCAATTTTCATTATGTTAAAGAAAAATAAAATTAACATCATTACTCTTTTGCATCAGCCAAAGTTAGTCCAAAAAGCACATTTATA
Coding sequences:
- a CDS encoding Sau3AI family type II restriction endonuclease gives rise to the protein MNNLPYDDTNPTKILEYAQKLIGLKFLDILEQNIKNSKQYDFNEEVEAYNNPKKKGSLGNLLEEHYFFYKPNSSPEPDFEKAGVELKTTPYEKTKKGLRAGERLVISMIPNNEPIDTEFKGSHLEKKICKILIIWYCRLKEVDRITYKIDFVNLYELYSDLCKKDLEIILEDYETIVNKITSGKAHELSESDTRYLGACTKGSTAKQSLQSQFYEDKDKNCKVPAKRRAFSFKQSYMTYILNSYVKSGLMNYDSIFKKNELKNGCFDKKVLEKINKYKGWSVDELCKEFNLSADSKPKQKNRILVNLILGVHTNNSEEFEKANIVIKTIRLEKNKEKPKESMSFPKINIKEFISKDFEDSYEYKFFEETRFLLVVFKLNEYGKYILSGSKFWNMPIEELETTGKREWNLYKNKFTEGVNFKLKTQKDGKLIIENDLPKKNDTEIFHLRPHANKSSYLIGGKRYGSGKESDMDELPNGDKMTNQCFFINNDYIAKIVKDI